One genomic region from Streptomyces sp. Li-HN-5-11 encodes:
- a CDS encoding NUDIX hydrolase, which produces MTIKDTPEEWQIRSTQTPFSGAKTGVRTDEVVMPDGSVARRDYQVHPGSVAVLALDAEDRVLVIRQYRHPVRQRLWEIPAGLLDVPGENPLHAVQRELYEEAHVKAEDWRVLADLYTTPGGSDEAVRIFLARDLSEAEGERFEAEHEEIELEIERVPVAELVRGVLAGELHNACLVVGVLSLVAAQRGEGLDALRPAEAPWPARPFES; this is translated from the coding sequence ATGACGATCAAGGACACTCCCGAGGAGTGGCAGATCCGGTCGACGCAGACTCCGTTCAGCGGGGCCAAGACCGGGGTGCGCACCGACGAGGTGGTCATGCCCGACGGCTCCGTGGCTCGCCGTGACTACCAGGTCCACCCCGGCTCCGTGGCCGTCCTCGCCCTGGACGCGGAGGACCGCGTCCTGGTCATCCGCCAGTACCGGCACCCCGTGCGGCAGCGGCTGTGGGAGATCCCGGCCGGTCTGCTCGACGTGCCCGGCGAGAACCCGCTGCACGCCGTCCAGCGCGAGCTGTACGAGGAGGCGCACGTCAAGGCGGAGGACTGGCGGGTCCTGGCCGACCTCTACACCACCCCCGGCGGCAGCGACGAGGCCGTGCGGATCTTCCTCGCCCGTGACCTGTCCGAGGCGGAGGGCGAGCGCTTCGAGGCCGAGCACGAGGAGATCGAGCTGGAGATCGAGCGGGTGCCGGTAGCGGAGCTCGTCCGGGGTGTCCTGGCGGGCGAGCTGCACAACGCCTGCCTCGTGGTGGGCGTCCTCTCGCTCGTCGCGGCGCAGCGGGGCGAGGGACTGGACGCCCTGCGCCCGGCCGAGGCACCGTGGCCCGCGCGCCCCTTCGAGTCCTGA
- a CDS encoding CTP synthase — protein sequence MPPAAFRNSTATTTKHIFVTGGVASSLGKGLTASSLGMLLKARGLRVVMQKLDPYLNVDPGTMNPFQHGEVFVTNDGAETDLDIGHYERFLDRDLDGTANVTTGQVYSTVIAKERRGEYLGDTVQVIPHITNEIKHRIRRMATDEVDVVITEVGGTVGDIESLPFLETVRQVRHEVGRDNVFVVHISLLPYIGPSGELKTKPTQHSVAALRNIGIQPDAIVLRCDREVPTAIKRKISLMCDVDEAAVVACPDARSIYDIPKTVHGEGLDAYVVRKLDLPFRDVDWTTWDDLLDRVHNPDHEITLALVGKYIDLPDAYLSVTEALRAGGFANKARVKIKWVTSDDCKTPAGAKQQLADVDGICIPGGFGDRGVLGKVGAIRYARESKIPLLGLCLGLQCIVIEAARNLAGISDANSTEFDPATAHPVISTMAEQLDIVAGEGDMGGTMRLGMYPAKLAEGSIVREVYDGKEYVEERHRHRYEVNNAYRAELEKKAGVVFSGTSPDGKLVEYVEYPRDVHPYLVATQAHPELRSRPTRPHPLFAGLVKAAVERKNSK from the coding sequence ATGCCGCCCGCTGCTTTCCGAAACAGCACAGCCACGACGACCAAGCACATCTTCGTCACCGGGGGTGTCGCCTCCTCGCTCGGCAAGGGACTGACCGCCTCCAGCCTCGGCATGCTGCTGAAGGCCCGGGGGCTGCGCGTCGTGATGCAGAAGCTCGACCCGTACCTGAACGTCGACCCGGGCACGATGAACCCCTTCCAGCACGGTGAGGTGTTCGTCACCAACGACGGCGCCGAGACCGACCTGGACATCGGCCACTACGAGCGCTTCCTCGACCGCGATCTGGACGGCACGGCCAACGTCACCACCGGCCAGGTGTACTCCACGGTGATCGCCAAGGAGCGGCGCGGCGAGTACCTGGGCGACACGGTGCAGGTCATCCCCCACATCACCAACGAGATCAAGCACCGCATCCGCCGGATGGCCACCGACGAGGTGGACGTGGTGATCACCGAGGTCGGCGGCACGGTCGGCGACATCGAGTCGCTGCCGTTCCTGGAAACCGTCCGCCAGGTCCGCCACGAGGTCGGCCGGGACAACGTCTTCGTCGTGCACATCTCCCTCCTTCCCTACATCGGCCCGTCGGGCGAGCTGAAGACGAAGCCGACCCAGCACTCGGTCGCCGCCCTGCGCAACATCGGTATCCAGCCGGACGCGATCGTGCTGCGCTGCGACCGCGAGGTGCCCACCGCGATCAAGCGCAAGATCTCGCTGATGTGCGACGTCGACGAGGCAGCCGTGGTCGCCTGCCCCGACGCCCGCTCGATCTACGACATTCCGAAGACCGTGCACGGCGAGGGCCTGGACGCCTACGTCGTCCGCAAGCTCGACCTGCCCTTCCGCGACGTGGACTGGACGACCTGGGACGACCTGCTCGACCGCGTCCACAACCCCGACCACGAGATCACCCTCGCCCTGGTCGGCAAGTACATCGACCTGCCCGACGCCTACCTGTCTGTGACCGAGGCCCTGCGCGCCGGCGGCTTCGCCAACAAGGCCCGCGTGAAGATCAAGTGGGTCACCTCCGACGACTGCAAGACCCCGGCCGGCGCCAAGCAGCAGCTCGCCGACGTCGACGGCATCTGCATCCCGGGCGGCTTCGGCGACCGCGGTGTGCTCGGCAAGGTCGGCGCCATCCGCTACGCCCGGGAGAGCAAGATCCCGCTGCTCGGTCTGTGCCTGGGCCTGCAGTGCATCGTGATCGAGGCCGCGCGCAACCTCGCCGGCATCTCCGACGCCAACTCCACCGAGTTCGACCCGGCCACCGCCCACCCGGTGATCTCCACCATGGCCGAGCAGCTCGACATCGTCGCCGGCGAGGGCGACATGGGCGGAACGATGCGCCTGGGCATGTACCCGGCCAAGCTGGCCGAGGGCTCGATCGTGCGCGAGGTCTACGACGGCAAGGAGTACGTCGAGGAGCGGCACCGCCACCGCTACGAGGTCAACAACGCCTACCGCGCCGAGCTGGAGAAGAAGGCGGGCGTCGTCTTCTCCGGCACCTCGCCGGACGGCAAGCTCGTCGAGTACGTCGAGTACCCGCGCGACGTCCACCCGTACCTGGTCGCCACCCAGGCGCACCCCGAGCTGCGCTCGCGGCCGACCCGCCCGCACCCGCTGTTCGCCGGGCTGGTGAAGGCCGCGGTCGAGCGGAAGAACTCCAAGTAG
- a CDS encoding glycoside hydrolase family 15 protein: MAGRIEDYALIGDMQTAALVCRDGTVDWLCLPRFDSHAIFAGLLGNEEHGFWRLGPAHASDAQPPRAARRSYRGDSLILESEWDTPRGTVRVTDFMPPRDGAPQLVRIVEGVSGRVPMRSALRMRFSYGRVVPWVHKHESRTVAVAGPDSVWFDTSAETYGKSLTTYADFTVAPGDRIAFTISWQPSHKEPPPLPEPEQSLEATEDFWREWVGHCTYHGPYREAVIRSLITLKALTYAPTGGIVAAPTTSLPEDIGGVRNWDYRYTWLRDAAITLSSLLRTGYREEARAWREWLLRAVAGDPDNLQIMYGIAGERELGEAELDWLPGYENSTPVRVGNGAASQLQLDVYGEVTEALHLAHMTGLARNDYASLLQLKLIRYLEKHWQEPDEGIWEVRGPRRHFVHSKVMAWVAVDRTIKLLESGDVDGPLDRWKELRDDIHRDVCERGYDKERNTFTQSYGSKELDASLLLIPQMGFLPPDDKRVIGTIEAIQRELSTPDGFILRYPTSGGDEGVDGLPGDEGAFLACSFWMADDLAMIGRVDEARKLFEKLLSLRNDLGLLAEEWDPRLKRQVGNFPQAFSHVPLIDTALRLTASGAYGG, from the coding sequence GTGGCCGGGCGCATCGAAGACTACGCACTCATCGGAGACATGCAGACCGCTGCCCTGGTCTGCCGGGACGGGACAGTCGACTGGCTGTGCCTGCCCCGCTTCGACTCGCACGCCATCTTCGCCGGTCTGCTGGGCAACGAGGAGCACGGCTTCTGGCGGCTCGGCCCGGCGCACGCCTCCGACGCGCAGCCCCCCAGGGCGGCCCGGCGCAGCTACCGGGGCGACTCGCTGATCCTGGAATCGGAGTGGGACACCCCGCGCGGCACGGTCCGCGTGACCGATTTCATGCCCCCGCGTGACGGCGCGCCGCAGCTGGTCCGCATCGTCGAGGGCGTCTCCGGGCGGGTCCCGATGCGCTCGGCGCTGCGCATGCGGTTCTCCTACGGCCGGGTCGTGCCGTGGGTGCACAAGCACGAGTCGCGCACGGTCGCGGTGGCGGGCCCGGACTCCGTGTGGTTCGACACATCCGCGGAGACCTACGGCAAGTCGTTGACCACGTACGCGGACTTCACGGTCGCTCCGGGTGACCGGATCGCGTTCACCATCTCCTGGCAGCCCTCGCACAAGGAGCCCCCGCCGCTGCCGGAGCCGGAGCAGTCGCTGGAGGCGACGGAGGACTTCTGGCGCGAGTGGGTCGGGCACTGTACGTACCACGGCCCCTACCGCGAGGCCGTGATCCGCTCCCTGATCACGCTCAAGGCCCTGACGTACGCCCCCACGGGCGGCATCGTGGCGGCACCCACCACGTCCCTCCCGGAGGACATCGGCGGCGTCCGCAACTGGGACTACCGCTACACCTGGCTGCGGGACGCGGCGATCACCCTGTCCTCGCTGCTGCGCACCGGCTACCGCGAGGAGGCCCGCGCCTGGCGCGAGTGGCTGCTGCGGGCCGTCGCCGGCGACCCGGACAACCTGCAGATCATGTACGGCATCGCCGGCGAGCGCGAGCTCGGCGAGGCGGAGCTGGACTGGCTGCCCGGCTACGAGAACTCCACGCCGGTCCGGGTGGGCAACGGCGCCGCCAGCCAGCTCCAGCTGGACGTCTACGGCGAGGTCACCGAGGCCCTGCACCTGGCCCACATGACGGGCCTGGCCCGCAACGACTACGCCTCCCTGCTCCAGCTCAAGCTGATCCGCTACCTGGAGAAGCACTGGCAGGAGCCGGACGAGGGCATCTGGGAGGTGCGCGGCCCGCGCCGTCACTTCGTGCACTCCAAGGTCATGGCATGGGTCGCGGTCGACCGCACGATCAAGCTGCTGGAGTCGGGTGACGTCGACGGCCCGCTGGACCGGTGGAAGGAGCTGCGCGACGACATCCACCGGGACGTGTGCGAACGGGGCTACGACAAGGAGCGCAACACCTTCACCCAGTCCTACGGCTCGAAGGAGCTGGACGCGTCCTTGCTGCTCATCCCGCAGATGGGCTTCCTGCCGCCGGACGACAAGCGCGTGATCGGCACGATCGAGGCGATCCAGCGCGAGCTGTCCACCCCGGACGGCTTCATCCTGCGCTACCCCACCTCGGGCGGCGACGAGGGCGTCGACGGCCTGCCGGGCGACGAGGGCGCGTTCCTCGCCTGCTCCTTCTGGATGGCCGACGACCTCGCGATGATCGGCCGGGTGGACGAGGCGCGGAAGCTCTTCGAGAAGCTCCTGTCCCTGCGCAACGACCTCGGCCTGCTCGCGGAGGAATGGGACCCCCGCCTGAAGCGCCAGGTGGGCAACTTCCCGCAGGCCTTCAGCCACGTGCCACTGATCGACACGGCCCTGCGGCTGACGGCGAGCGGGGCGTACGGAGGCTGA
- a CDS encoding PucR family transcriptional regulator has protein sequence MDRRFDTEGAGITVQRALELPGLRSGLPEVLAGADKLTRTVRWVHAGEVPHIASLLKGGELLLTTGYGLGTRPADQRAFVRTLADRGIAALVMELGPRFTRLPAALVDTARTTGLPLVQLHREVPFVTVTEEIHTEIVNGHYALLQRAEEVHRRCTEALLGGGGVPQVLGILADFGDNPVFLETPDGRLLYAAGSGPEGADPLQVWEGLRGQHKDAPPPAGSVLVDVPGGGPGTGSVRARLVLLPVRAPLAPVHRMAAERAAGILAVVLMQARQEEELAARGRGDFLTDLAEGRVAAEDAPAQARVLGFKPGGIPLLPVVMRLGETLAPGGGWAVLARAVAEELASVGVPVLLGVRPVEGRVPLLVGLRSDAERAAVANRVAAALRAGVERAGMQRPGAQPPVVVVGVAGGWAAASAGLRHAAETATAAQGLPERPWYDARRLDIDLLLWRLRDHPDLAAFVDRAIGPVLDHDSRSRPPLLPTLQTYLAHAGRKAETARELHLNRQTLYNRLARIGELLGTDLDDPQTVLALSLALRARRHVP, from the coding sequence ATGGACCGCAGATTCGACACCGAGGGCGCCGGGATCACCGTCCAGCGCGCCCTCGAACTGCCCGGCCTCCGCAGCGGCCTCCCGGAGGTCCTCGCCGGCGCCGACAAACTGACCCGCACCGTCCGCTGGGTCCACGCCGGCGAGGTCCCCCACATCGCCTCCCTCCTCAAGGGCGGCGAGCTCCTGCTCACCACGGGCTACGGCCTCGGCACCCGCCCCGCCGACCAGCGCGCCTTCGTACGCACCCTCGCCGACCGCGGCATCGCCGCCCTCGTCATGGAACTGGGCCCCCGCTTCACGCGCCTGCCCGCCGCCCTGGTCGATACGGCCCGCACCACAGGTCTCCCGCTCGTCCAGCTGCACCGCGAGGTGCCCTTCGTGACGGTCACCGAGGAGATCCACACCGAGATCGTCAACGGCCACTACGCGCTGCTCCAGCGGGCCGAGGAGGTGCACCGCCGCTGTACCGAGGCCCTGCTCGGCGGCGGCGGGGTGCCGCAGGTGCTCGGCATCCTGGCCGACTTCGGCGACAATCCCGTCTTCCTGGAGACCCCGGACGGCCGGCTGCTGTACGCGGCCGGCTCCGGCCCCGAGGGCGCCGATCCGCTCCAGGTGTGGGAAGGGCTGCGCGGCCAGCACAAGGACGCCCCGCCCCCGGCCGGCTCGGTGCTGGTCGACGTACCCGGTGGCGGCCCCGGGACGGGGTCCGTACGTGCCCGGCTCGTCCTCCTGCCCGTGCGGGCCCCGCTCGCCCCGGTGCACCGCATGGCCGCCGAGCGGGCCGCCGGCATCCTCGCCGTGGTGCTGATGCAGGCCCGCCAGGAGGAGGAGCTGGCGGCCCGCGGCCGCGGCGACTTCCTCACCGACCTCGCCGAGGGCCGTGTCGCCGCCGAGGACGCCCCCGCGCAGGCCCGTGTCCTCGGCTTCAAGCCGGGCGGCATTCCGCTGCTGCCCGTGGTCATGAGACTGGGTGAGACCCTCGCGCCCGGCGGGGGCTGGGCGGTGCTGGCGCGCGCGGTCGCCGAGGAGCTGGCCTCGGTGGGCGTCCCCGTCCTGCTGGGCGTACGGCCCGTCGAGGGCCGCGTCCCGCTGCTGGTGGGCCTGCGCTCGGATGCGGAACGGGCGGCGGTCGCGAACCGGGTGGCGGCCGCGCTGCGGGCCGGTGTGGAACGGGCCGGCATGCAGCGGCCGGGCGCGCAGCCGCCGGTCGTGGTCGTCGGGGTGGCCGGCGGCTGGGCGGCCGCCTCGGCGGGCCTGCGGCACGCGGCCGAGACGGCGACGGCGGCCCAGGGACTGCCGGAGCGGCCCTGGTACGACGCCCGCCGCCTGGACATCGACCTGCTGCTGTGGCGGTTGCGCGACCACCCGGACCTGGCGGCCTTCGTGGACCGCGCGATCGGCCCGGTCCTGGACCACGACAGCAGGTCCAGGCCGCCGCTGCTGCCCACCCTGCAGACGTACCTGGCGCACGCGGGCCGCAAGGCGGAGACGGCCCGTGAACTGCACCTCAACCGGCAGACGCTCTACAACCGGCTCGCCCGCATCGGGGAGCTGCTGGGCACCGACCTCGACGATCCGCAGACCGTCCTGGCACTGAGCCTCGCCCTGCGCGCCCGCCGGCACGTTCCCTGA
- a CDS encoding glycosyltransferase family 4 protein, whose product MSPVSSHVSHGLSPLHTVQVLGGGNAGSSAHVRSLAAGLVARGVRVTVCAPVEADRAYGFTGVGAKHVPVPRSSDPVSVAMLRTACADADLVHAHGLHASFRAALALSGRSTPLVVTWHNHAHAEGPRAHLLRMLERRVVKSATVVLGTTSGLVDRARGRGARDARLAAVAVPRPHAGYEHPERPRSKVRAELGATERPLLIAVASLDPHRGHDVLLDAARSWRRLDPVPLLVVAGEGPLRAALQQRIEDEELPVRLIGRRADVAELLAAADLALLPGSWEARSVLAQEALHARVPLVAARTGSIPELVGEAGELVPYRDAEALATAVVRLLDDPERREELREKGARQAATWPTEDETVAQVLSVYDELTQPQPLG is encoded by the coding sequence GTGAGCCCCGTGAGCAGCCACGTATCGCACGGTCTGTCGCCGCTGCACACCGTGCAGGTGCTGGGCGGAGGCAACGCCGGCAGCAGCGCGCACGTGCGGTCGCTGGCGGCCGGCCTGGTCGCGCGGGGCGTGCGGGTCACGGTGTGCGCCCCCGTCGAGGCCGACCGCGCCTACGGCTTCACCGGGGTCGGCGCCAAACACGTACCGGTGCCGCGCAGCAGCGACCCGGTGTCCGTGGCCATGCTGCGCACGGCCTGCGCGGACGCCGACCTGGTGCACGCGCACGGGCTGCACGCCTCGTTCCGGGCCGCACTCGCGCTCAGCGGGCGCAGCACCCCCCTCGTCGTCACCTGGCACAACCACGCGCATGCCGAAGGACCGCGGGCGCATCTGCTGCGCATGCTGGAGCGGCGCGTGGTGAAGTCCGCCACGGTCGTGCTCGGCACCACGTCCGGGCTCGTGGACCGGGCCCGAGGCCGGGGCGCGCGGGACGCCCGGCTGGCCGCGGTGGCGGTGCCCCGGCCGCACGCCGGATACGAGCACCCCGAGCGCCCGCGCTCCAAGGTACGGGCCGAACTGGGCGCCACCGAGCGGCCGTTGCTGATCGCCGTCGCCTCCCTGGACCCGCACCGCGGCCACGACGTCCTGCTCGACGCGGCCCGCTCCTGGCGCCGGCTGGACCCCGTGCCGCTGCTCGTCGTCGCGGGGGAGGGGCCGCTGCGCGCGGCCCTGCAGCAAAGGATCGAGGACGAGGAACTGCCGGTCCGGCTCATCGGGCGGCGCGCCGACGTGGCCGAGCTGCTCGCCGCCGCCGACCTGGCACTGCTGCCGGGGAGCTGGGAGGCACGCTCGGTCCTCGCGCAGGAGGCCCTCCACGCGCGCGTGCCGCTCGTCGCGGCACGCACCGGCAGCATCCCCGAACTCGTGGGCGAGGCGGGCGAACTCGTCCCGTACCGGGACGCGGAGGCGCTGGCCACCGCCGTCGTACGGCTGCTCGACGATCCCGAACGCAGGGAGGAACTGCGGGAGAAGGGCGCCCGGCAGGCGGCCACCTGGCCCACCGAGGACGAGACGGTGGCCCAGGTGCTCAGTGTGTACGACGAGTTGACCCAGCCGCAGCCCCTGGGCTGA
- the recN gene encoding DNA repair protein RecN yields the protein MRIRSLGVIDDAVVELSPGFTAVTGETGAGKTMVVTSLGLLLGGRADPALVRLGADRAVVEGRVTVSADASAAVRAEEAGAELDDGALLISRTVSAEGRSRAHLGGRSVPVGLLAELADDLVAVHGQTDQQGLLKLTRQRQALDRYAGDAVAVPLAKYGEAYRRLRAVSAELEEITTRARERAQEADMLRYGLDEIAAVEPRAGEDTELAEEAERLGHAEALSSAATAAHAALAGNPEDPEGIDAATLVAGAQRALEAVRSHDPALAALADRIGEIGILLGDVAGELAGYADDLDADPLRLAAVEERRAALTALTRKYGEDVGAVLAWAEQSAARLTQLDGDDERITELTAERDALRAELGGLAQALTDARTEAAERFAAAVTAELASLAMPHARVSFAVRQTEDPDGVEVGGRTVGYGPSGADEVELLLAPHPGAPPRPIAKGASGGELSRVMLAVEVVFAGTDPVPTYLFDEVDAGVGGKAAVEIGRRLARLAKSAQVVVVTHLPQVAAFADRQLLVEKTNDGSVTRSGVKVLEGEDRIRELSRMLAGQEDSETARAHAEELLATARADA from the coding sequence ATGCGGATACGGTCGCTCGGAGTGATCGACGACGCGGTCGTCGAGCTGTCGCCCGGCTTCACCGCCGTCACGGGCGAGACGGGCGCGGGCAAGACCATGGTGGTCACCAGCCTGGGACTGCTGCTGGGCGGGCGCGCGGACCCGGCGCTCGTGCGGCTCGGGGCCGACAGGGCGGTCGTGGAGGGGCGGGTCACCGTCTCCGCGGACGCCTCCGCCGCCGTACGGGCCGAGGAGGCCGGCGCCGAACTCGACGACGGGGCGCTGCTGATCAGCCGTACCGTTTCCGCCGAAGGACGCTCGCGGGCGCACCTGGGCGGGCGCAGTGTGCCCGTGGGACTGCTCGCCGAGCTCGCCGACGACCTGGTGGCCGTGCACGGGCAGACCGACCAGCAGGGCCTGCTGAAGCTGACCCGGCAGCGGCAGGCACTCGACCGGTACGCGGGCGACGCGGTCGCCGTGCCACTGGCCAAGTACGGCGAGGCCTACCGGCGGCTGCGGGCCGTCTCGGCGGAGCTCGAGGAGATCACCACGCGCGCGCGTGAGCGGGCCCAGGAGGCCGACATGCTGCGCTACGGCCTCGACGAGATCGCCGCCGTCGAGCCGCGGGCCGGGGAGGACACGGAGCTCGCGGAGGAGGCGGAACGGCTGGGCCACGCCGAGGCCCTGTCGTCCGCCGCGACGGCCGCGCACGCCGCTTTGGCGGGCAACCCGGAGGACCCCGAGGGCATCGACGCGGCGACCCTCGTCGCGGGCGCCCAGCGGGCCCTGGAGGCCGTGCGGTCGCACGACCCGGCGCTGGCCGCGCTCGCCGACCGGATCGGTGAGATCGGCATCCTGCTCGGCGACGTGGCCGGGGAGCTGGCGGGCTACGCCGACGACCTGGACGCCGATCCGCTGCGGCTGGCCGCGGTCGAGGAACGGCGGGCCGCGCTCACGGCGCTGACCCGGAAGTACGGCGAGGACGTCGGCGCGGTGCTCGCCTGGGCGGAGCAGAGTGCCGCGCGCCTGACCCAGCTGGACGGCGACGACGAGCGGATCACGGAGCTGACCGCCGAGCGGGACGCGCTGCGTGCCGAGTTGGGCGGTCTGGCCCAGGCGTTGACGGACGCCCGCACGGAGGCCGCGGAGCGGTTCGCGGCCGCCGTGACCGCCGAGCTGGCCTCGCTCGCCATGCCGCACGCGCGCGTGTCGTTCGCCGTACGGCAGACCGAGGACCCGGACGGCGTCGAGGTGGGCGGCCGTACGGTCGGCTACGGGCCGTCCGGTGCCGACGAGGTGGAGCTGCTGCTCGCCCCGCATCCGGGCGCTCCGCCGCGGCCGATCGCCAAGGGTGCCTCGGGCGGTGAACTGTCCCGCGTGATGCTGGCCGTCGAGGTCGTCTTCGCGGGGACGGACCCGGTGCCCACGTACCTGTTCGACGAGGTGGACGCGGGCGTCGGCGGCAAGGCGGCCGTGGAGATCGGGCGGCGGCTGGCGCGGCTGGCGAAGAGCGCCCAGGTCGTGGTGGTCACGCACCTGCCGCAGGTGGCCGCGTTCGCCGACCGGCAACTGCTGGTCGAGAAGACCAACGACGGCTCGGTGACCCGGTCGGGCGTGAAGGTTCTGGAGGGCGAGGACCGGATCCGGGAACTGTCGCGGATGCTGGCCGGCCAGGAGGACTCGGAGACGGCCCGCGCCCATGCGGAGGAACTGCTGGCCACGGCGCGCGCGGACGCGTAG
- a CDS encoding NAD kinase: protein MTQTQARTVFLLAHTGRSAAIRSAELVVKGLLHHGIGVRVLEAEARDLPLPDEVELVKEATAQCLDGCELLIVLGGDGTLLRGAEFARASGVPMLGVNLGRVGFLAEAERDDLDKVVDRVVSKAYEVEERMTIDVVVHRNGDIVHTDWALNEAAVQKVSAERMLEVVLEIDGRPVTGFGCDGIVLSTPTGSTAYAFSAGGPVVWPEVEALLMVPISAHALFAKPLVTSPDSVLAVEVLPHIPPGVLWCDGRRTVELPPGARVEVRRGAVPVRLARLHHASFTDRLVAKFALPVSGWRGAPH, encoded by the coding sequence TTGACACAGACCCAAGCTCGAACCGTATTCCTGCTCGCCCACACCGGGCGGTCGGCCGCCATTCGCAGTGCCGAGCTCGTGGTCAAGGGCCTGCTGCACCACGGGATCGGCGTGCGCGTCCTGGAGGCGGAGGCACGCGACCTGCCGCTGCCGGACGAGGTGGAGCTGGTCAAGGAGGCCACCGCGCAGTGCCTCGACGGCTGCGAGCTGCTGATCGTGCTCGGCGGTGACGGCACGCTGCTGCGGGGGGCCGAGTTCGCCCGTGCCTCCGGGGTGCCGATGCTCGGCGTGAACCTCGGGCGGGTCGGCTTTCTCGCCGAGGCCGAACGCGACGACCTCGACAAGGTCGTCGACCGGGTGGTGAGCAAGGCGTACGAGGTCGAGGAGCGCATGACCATCGACGTGGTCGTGCACCGCAACGGGGACATCGTGCACACCGACTGGGCGCTGAACGAGGCCGCCGTGCAGAAGGTGTCCGCCGAGCGGATGCTGGAGGTCGTGCTGGAGATCGACGGGCGGCCGGTGACGGGGTTCGGGTGCGACGGGATCGTTTTGTCGACACCGACCGGCTCCACGGCCTACGCCTTCTCGGCGGGCGGGCCCGTGGTGTGGCCCGAGGTCGAGGCACTGCTCATGGTGCCGATCAGCGCGCACGCGCTGTTCGCGAAGCCGCTGGTGACCTCGCCGGACTCCGTGCTGGCGGTCGAGGTGCTGCCGCACATCCCGCCGGGGGTGCTGTGGTGCGACGGCCGGCGCACGGTCGAACTGCCACCGGGGGCACGCGTCGAGGTCCGGCGCGGCGCCGTGCCCGTACGGCTGGCCAGGCTGCACCACGCGTCCTTCACGGACCGCCTGGTGGCGAAGTTCGCCCTGCCGGTCTCCGGATGGCGGGGGGCGCCGCACTAG
- a CDS encoding TlyA family RNA methyltransferase, translated as MAGVARRRLDAELVRRKLARSREHASQLIAAGRVTVGRTVATKPATQVETAAAIVVTADDSDPDYVSRGGHKLAGALTAFVPRGLVVEGRRALDAGASTGGFTDVLLRAGAAHVVAVDVGYGQLAWSLQSDERVTVKDRTNVRELTLEAIDGEPVDLVVGDLSFIPLGLVLPALVRCVKPDADLVMMVKPQFEVGKERLGSGGVVRSPQLRAEAVRGVAESAWELGLGVQGVTASPLPGPSGNVEYFLWLRAGAPAPDPADVDRAVVEGPR; from the coding sequence GTGGCAGGAGTCGCACGCCGCCGACTGGACGCGGAGCTGGTCCGCCGGAAGCTCGCGCGCTCGCGCGAGCACGCGAGCCAGCTGATCGCGGCCGGACGGGTCACCGTCGGCAGGACCGTCGCGACCAAGCCCGCCACGCAGGTCGAGACGGCCGCCGCCATCGTCGTCACGGCCGACGACAGCGACCCCGACTACGTCTCCCGGGGCGGCCACAAGCTCGCGGGCGCGCTGACGGCCTTCGTGCCGCGGGGGCTCGTCGTCGAGGGGCGGCGGGCGCTGGACGCCGGCGCCTCCACCGGCGGCTTCACCGACGTCCTGCTGCGGGCGGGCGCCGCCCACGTTGTCGCCGTCGACGTCGGATACGGACAACTCGCCTGGTCTCTGCAGAGCGATGAACGCGTCACCGTCAAGGACCGTACGAACGTACGCGAGTTGACGCTCGAAGCGATCGATGGGGAGCCTGTGGATCTAGTCGTGGGGGATCTGTCGTTCATCCCGCTCGGCCTGGTGCTGCCCGCCCTGGTGCGGTGCGTGAAACCGGACGCCGACCTGGTGATGATGGTCAAGCCGCAGTTCGAGGTGGGGAAGGAACGGCTGGGCAGCGGGGGTGTCGTACGGAGTCCGCAACTGCGGGCGGAGGCCGTGCGGGGCGTGGCCGAGAGCGCGTGGGAACTGGGACTCGGGGTGCAGGGTGTCACCGCCAGTCCGCTGCCCGGGCCCTCCGGGAACGTCGAGTACTTTCTGTGGCTGCGTGCCGGGGCGCCCGCCCCGGACCCGGCCGACGTTGACCGTGCAGTGGTGGAGGGGCCGCGTTGA
- a CDS encoding SCP2 sterol-binding domain-containing protein gives MATIEECRGALEKLSDNMANAEGDVREAAALDRSVSCHITDLDVTFVGRLTGGRIAVRDTVQGPPPEKAQIRLAMAGDDLLALVDGGLNFAKAWGGGRVKLEAGLLDLFRLRKLL, from the coding sequence ATGGCCACGATCGAGGAGTGCCGCGGCGCACTCGAAAAGCTCTCGGACAACATGGCGAACGCGGAGGGCGACGTCCGCGAGGCGGCGGCCCTGGACCGCTCGGTGAGCTGCCACATCACCGACCTCGACGTCACCTTCGTCGGCCGCCTCACCGGCGGCCGGATCGCGGTGCGCGACACCGTGCAGGGCCCGCCGCCCGAGAAGGCCCAGATCAGGCTCGCCATGGCCGGCGACGACCTGCTCGCCCTGGTGGACGGCGGGCTGAACTTCGCCAAGGCCTGGGGCGGGGGCCGGGTGAAGCTGGAGGCGGGCCTGCTCGACCTGTTCCGGCTCAGGAAGCTTCTGTAG